The Corynebacterium comes genome window below encodes:
- a CDS encoding amidohydrolase family protein yields the protein MRYQSAVDFAAVEAIDMHVHYETDTCGHHSMPQEYLDASAAYFKGVERIPSIEAIAESYRELNMAAVIFTIDARTQLGHLPNSIDDLVAAAQEHNDVLIPFGSVDPRMGEDAIVEAIRQVEELGVWGMKFHPSLQGFDPSEPQYLPLWRKLAELGVPALFHTGQNGIGAGMAGGGGIKLRYSNPLLLDDVAAEVPDLTIIMAHPSVPWQDEANSIAIHKPNVYIDLSGWRPKYFPESLVRFASNMLADKLLFATDYPLLAPERWLADFAELPIKDEVRPKILKGNALKALGLK from the coding sequence ATGCGTTATCAGTCCGCCGTCGATTTTGCCGCGGTAGAGGCGATCGACATGCACGTGCACTACGAGACCGATACGTGCGGCCATCATTCGATGCCGCAGGAGTATCTCGATGCTTCGGCCGCCTATTTCAAGGGCGTGGAGCGCATCCCTTCGATCGAGGCCATCGCGGAATCCTACCGGGAGTTGAATATGGCGGCGGTGATCTTCACCATCGACGCCCGCACGCAGCTCGGCCACCTTCCCAACTCCATCGACGATCTCGTAGCGGCAGCCCAGGAACACAACGACGTGCTCATCCCCTTCGGTAGCGTCGATCCGCGGATGGGGGAGGACGCCATCGTGGAGGCCATCCGGCAAGTGGAGGAGCTGGGGGTCTGGGGGATGAAGTTCCATCCTTCCCTGCAGGGCTTCGACCCTTCGGAGCCGCAGTACCTGCCGTTGTGGCGGAAGCTCGCCGAGCTCGGCGTTCCTGCCCTGTTCCACACGGGTCAGAACGGCATCGGGGCGGGCATGGCGGGCGGTGGCGGCATCAAGCTGCGCTACTCCAACCCGCTGCTGCTTGATGACGTCGCCGCCGAGGTACCGGACCTGACGATCATCATGGCGCACCCCTCCGTGCCGTGGCAGGACGAGGCCAACTCGATCGCGATCCACAAGCCGAATGTCTACATCGACCTCTCCGGGTGGCGGCCGAAGTACTTCCCGGAGTCGCTGGTGCGCTTTGCCTCCAACATGCTGGCCGACAAGCTGCTCTTCGCCACCGACTACCCGCTGCTTGCCCCCGAGAGGTGGCTGGCCGATTTTGCGGAGCTGCCGATCAAGGACGAGGTCCGACCGAAGATCCTCAAAGGCAACGCGCTGAAAGCGCTCGGCCTGAAATGA
- a CDS encoding IclR family transcriptional regulator, with amino-acid sequence MTSQSGVPADDRPAPVESVDRALRLLLYLRDNESISVKEAAEYLGIAASTAHRLLTTLARQGFAVQDFARRYWLGSAMSDVGPREVTETELLDAAARPLAELQARVQETVQIMVLRRGNIRFLDGLEPNTLLRVTRRKDYEMPAFVSAGGKAILGHLSNPEVEEIYRRGLLKWPTRRVESMKMMKRMLSQVRRLGYGLSVEETEQGVVGVGVAILGPDSKPVAALTVAIPSVRFRREDVREYAAALREAAAQVESALFGKRPSQIPD; translated from the coding sequence ATGACTTCGCAAAGTGGGGTGCCGGCAGATGACCGGCCGGCGCCGGTGGAATCGGTGGATCGTGCTCTTCGGCTTCTTCTGTACTTACGCGACAATGAATCCATCTCGGTGAAGGAGGCGGCGGAGTATCTGGGCATCGCCGCTTCGACAGCGCACCGCCTGTTGACCACGCTGGCTCGGCAAGGATTCGCGGTCCAGGACTTCGCACGGCGCTACTGGTTGGGATCGGCGATGTCCGATGTTGGCCCGCGGGAGGTAACGGAGACGGAGCTTCTCGACGCCGCCGCCCGGCCCTTGGCTGAACTGCAGGCGCGCGTCCAGGAAACCGTGCAGATCATGGTGCTACGCCGGGGCAATATTCGCTTCCTTGATGGTCTGGAGCCAAACACCCTTCTGCGGGTCACCCGGCGGAAGGACTACGAGATGCCGGCGTTCGTCTCTGCCGGGGGCAAGGCGATTCTCGGGCACCTGTCCAACCCGGAGGTCGAGGAGATCTACCGTCGCGGGCTGCTGAAGTGGCCGACCAGACGCGTGGAATCAATGAAGATGATGAAACGGATGCTCTCCCAGGTCCGGCGCCTCGGCTACGGATTGAGTGTGGAGGAGACCGAGCAGGGGGTGGTGGGCGTCGGCGTCGCCATCCTGGGCCCTGATTCGAAACCGGTGGCTGCGTTGACGGTCGCCATCCCGAGCGTCCGCTTCCGGCGGGAGGATGTGCGGGAGTACGCGGCAGCGCTGCGTGAGGCAGCTGCTCAGGTGGAGAGTGCCCTGTTCGGTAAGCGTCCGTCGCAGATTCCTGATTAA
- a CDS encoding MFS transporter: MTHTPTRGPEQVLSEVRKGRMTRFQIITVTIALLLVVLDGFEVGIMAFAAPQIQQELGIGPDVLGYVLSASLFGMAAGSIVLAPLADRMGRRRLTLAMLVVIVIGMAFTVIAPSVGALILWRIVTGLGIGGMMANLNALVAEYSSDARRTTAIAIYAAGYPIGATVAGFVSRPLIPQFGWHSMFIAGTVLAAVALLAAWALLPESLHYLLGRRPAGALEKTNAILGRMNLAPLSELPEQVPAGQENTADKGILREVLTPPTLRLTLALWIGYGLLVASYYFANTWIPTILTQVSGDPQLGTTMGIGANLGGVLGCFLFAGLAVRFSGRRLLFLTLFAAAAAYLLFGLIFSIVPVAIAVGFVLGVLTTAAIAGFYAVAPTVYTFQARATGIGWMIGLGRLVSVAAPIIVGYILAMGIAPERVFIGFAIPLAIAGLAALSLLVGRTATDMAD, from the coding sequence ATGACGCACACCCCCACGCGGGGACCGGAGCAGGTTCTCTCCGAAGTCCGCAAGGGCAGGATGACCCGGTTCCAGATCATCACCGTCACCATCGCACTGCTGCTCGTCGTCCTCGACGGTTTCGAGGTCGGCATCATGGCCTTCGCCGCACCGCAGATCCAGCAGGAGCTGGGCATCGGTCCGGACGTCCTGGGGTACGTCCTCAGCGCCAGCCTCTTCGGCATGGCGGCCGGCTCCATTGTCCTCGCCCCGCTGGCTGACCGGATGGGGCGCCGCCGCCTTACGCTGGCGATGCTCGTCGTGATCGTCATCGGTATGGCGTTCACGGTGATCGCACCGAGCGTCGGTGCACTGATCCTGTGGCGCATCGTCACCGGACTCGGAATCGGCGGCATGATGGCCAACCTCAACGCCCTCGTCGCTGAATACTCCTCCGACGCCCGCCGCACCACCGCCATCGCCATCTACGCAGCCGGATACCCGATCGGCGCCACCGTCGCGGGCTTCGTCTCGCGACCGCTGATCCCCCAGTTCGGCTGGCACTCCATGTTCATCGCCGGCACCGTCCTCGCGGCCGTCGCCCTGCTGGCGGCCTGGGCCCTCCTGCCCGAATCCCTCCACTACCTGCTGGGCCGCCGCCCCGCCGGCGCACTCGAGAAGACCAACGCCATCCTGGGCCGAATGAATCTGGCGCCCCTGAGTGAGCTGCCGGAGCAGGTTCCCGCCGGGCAGGAGAACACCGCCGACAAGGGCATCCTGCGCGAGGTCCTCACCCCGCCGACCCTGCGCCTCACCCTCGCCCTGTGGATCGGGTACGGCCTGCTGGTGGCGTCGTACTACTTCGCCAACACCTGGATCCCCACCATCCTGACACAGGTCAGCGGGGATCCGCAGCTCGGCACCACCATGGGCATCGGTGCCAACCTCGGCGGTGTCCTGGGTTGCTTCCTCTTCGCCGGCCTCGCGGTCCGCTTCAGCGGCCGCCGCCTCCTCTTCCTGACCCTCTTCGCCGCTGCCGCCGCCTATCTGCTCTTCGGTCTGATCTTCAGCATCGTCCCCGTGGCCATCGCCGTCGGCTTCGTCCTCGGAGTGCTGACCACGGCTGCCATCGCCGGTTTCTACGCGGTCGCCCCCACCGTCTACACCTTCCAGGCCCGCGCCACCGGAATCGGCTGGATGATCGGCCTCGGCCGCTTGGTTTCCGTCGCCGCCCCCATCATCGTGGGGTACATCCTGGCCATGGGAATCGCCCCTGAGCGTGTCTTCATCGGCTTCGCCATCCCGCTTGCCATCGCCGGCCTGGCTGCGCTCTCCCTGCTGGTCGGACGAACCGCCACTGACATGGCCGACTAG
- a CDS encoding acetoacetate--CoA ligase, whose protein sequence is MSMALTAPENLTVTWRPTEDQLHNCRMNRFARWSEQRFGRDLPDFRTLWGWSVTQTGEFWQAVQEYFDVLGEGFADAPVLVDDAMPFADWFPGARLNFAENVLRHATDPALRHTPAIIQVNEDGEHDSLTWAELEAHVASMARTLRELGVGPGDRVAAVLPNIPEAVIGLLAAASIGAVWTINSPDMSAEASVRRIRQLEPKVLVAGDGYLFNGRAMERRSHTAEIERELPSLEATIFVRTLEPTRPAGMMADGDRQRVAFDDIVATPAPVDYERVPFNAPLWILFSSGTTGEPKGIVHGHGGMVLDSLKGIALHQDMGPGDVYYVAANTSWMVWNTLVQNLLAGAAIVTYDGSPKVTGKDHHFQIISDLKVTMFATGAAYLSMVEKSGLDPRRGRDLSSLRSILSTGSPLPPSTWRWVHEAVKQDVHLGSDSGGTDICGGFLGSNPMEPVHLGYLQGPLLGVAAEAHDDDGESLIGQVGEMAVTRPLPSMPLFLWGDGSGERYRSSYFTARPGVWMHGDWITVTEGGSYVVHGRADATLNRQGVRIGPSDIYDALQDIAEIEDCLVLGIEQEGGGYWMPLFVVPAEGAVLDDALRDRICGTLRARASARHVPDEIIEAPGIPVTNTMKRLEVPLKRLFSGHADSKSVNRDSVHNPEVLDWFRDLATTRRCTQAA, encoded by the coding sequence ATGAGCATGGCACTGACCGCCCCCGAGAATCTGACCGTCACCTGGCGCCCTACCGAGGACCAGCTCCACAACTGCCGGATGAACCGTTTCGCCCGCTGGTCTGAGCAGCGCTTCGGCCGCGACCTGCCGGACTTCCGGACCCTGTGGGGCTGGTCGGTCACACAGACCGGTGAGTTCTGGCAGGCCGTCCAGGAGTATTTCGACGTCCTCGGTGAGGGCTTCGCGGATGCCCCGGTACTGGTGGACGACGCCATGCCTTTCGCCGACTGGTTCCCGGGCGCGAGGCTCAACTTCGCGGAGAATGTTCTGCGCCACGCGACAGATCCCGCACTCCGCCACACGCCTGCGATCATCCAGGTCAACGAGGACGGGGAACACGACTCGCTCACCTGGGCCGAGCTCGAAGCACACGTCGCCTCGATGGCCCGGACCCTGCGTGAACTCGGTGTGGGGCCCGGCGACCGCGTGGCGGCGGTGCTGCCCAACATCCCGGAGGCGGTCATCGGTCTGCTGGCTGCGGCGTCCATCGGTGCGGTGTGGACCATCAATTCCCCCGATATGTCCGCAGAGGCCAGCGTTCGCCGGATCCGCCAGCTGGAGCCCAAGGTCCTCGTCGCCGGCGACGGCTACCTTTTCAACGGTAGGGCGATGGAACGCCGCAGCCACACCGCCGAGATCGAGCGTGAGCTGCCCTCGCTGGAGGCCACCATCTTCGTCCGTACCCTGGAACCGACTCGCCCGGCGGGGATGATGGCCGACGGTGACAGGCAGCGGGTGGCCTTCGACGACATCGTGGCCACGCCTGCCCCGGTGGACTATGAGCGCGTCCCGTTCAACGCCCCCCTGTGGATCCTCTTCTCCTCCGGCACGACCGGAGAACCCAAAGGCATCGTGCACGGCCACGGCGGCATGGTGCTCGACAGCCTCAAGGGCATCGCCCTGCACCAGGACATGGGCCCCGGCGACGTCTACTATGTCGCCGCGAACACCTCCTGGATGGTGTGGAACACCCTGGTGCAGAACCTGCTGGCGGGTGCCGCGATCGTCACCTACGACGGCTCGCCGAAGGTGACCGGCAAGGACCACCACTTCCAGATCATCTCGGACCTGAAGGTGACGATGTTCGCCACCGGCGCCGCCTACCTGTCCATGGTGGAGAAGTCCGGCCTGGACCCCCGTCGCGGCCGCGACCTGTCTTCTCTGCGCTCCATCCTCTCAACAGGGTCCCCGCTGCCGCCGAGTACCTGGCGGTGGGTGCATGAGGCGGTCAAACAGGACGTCCACCTGGGCTCCGACTCCGGCGGCACCGACATCTGCGGTGGTTTCCTGGGGTCTAACCCGATGGAGCCTGTGCACCTGGGGTACCTGCAGGGACCTCTGCTCGGGGTGGCCGCTGAGGCGCATGACGACGACGGTGAGTCGTTGATCGGCCAGGTCGGAGAAATGGCGGTCACCCGCCCGCTGCCCTCCATGCCGTTGTTCCTGTGGGGAGATGGGTCGGGGGAACGTTACCGGTCGTCCTATTTCACGGCCCGGCCCGGGGTATGGATGCACGGCGACTGGATCACAGTGACCGAGGGCGGAAGTTACGTCGTCCACGGCCGCGCGGATGCCACACTCAATCGCCAGGGCGTGCGCATCGGACCGTCGGACATCTATGACGCCCTGCAGGACATCGCTGAGATCGAGGACTGCCTCGTCCTCGGGATCGAGCAGGAGGGCGGTGGGTATTGGATGCCACTATTCGTCGTGCCCGCCGAGGGGGCCGTGCTTGACGACGCGCTCCGCGACCGCATCTGCGGCACCCTCCGGGCGCGCGCCAGCGCCCGCCACGTCCCCGATGAGATCATTGAGGCGCCGGGTATCCCCGTGACGAACACGATGAAGCGTCTCGAGGTCCCCCTCAAGCGCTTGTTCAGCGGCCACGCAGACTCGAAGTCGGTCAACCGGGATTCCGTGCACAACCCCGAGGTCCTCGACTGGTTCCGTGACCTGGCCACCACACGCCGATGCACACAGGCAGCCTGA
- a CDS encoding SDR family oxidoreductase, producing MTQRVLITAGAGGIGWAIAQAFLAEGHHVHVFDIDQEAVDNVLGSYPNLSGSSGDVSSDADVASLVDTLEEQWGGLDVLVNNAGIAGPTAPVEEYDTAAWNAVVNVNLNGSFHVVRHTVPLMKKSGGGSILVMSSLAGRFGYANRIAYSTTKWGLVGFTKTLSLELGPHNITVNSIHPGAVKGERINQVFEGRAKLSGRSVEDEKNAALENQSVKAFTDPADIGALAVFLSGPHARTISGQQFPIDGDSRSAQ from the coding sequence ATGACGCAACGAGTACTCATCACCGCCGGAGCCGGCGGAATCGGCTGGGCCATCGCCCAGGCATTCCTTGCCGAGGGACACCACGTCCACGTCTTCGACATCGACCAGGAAGCGGTGGACAACGTTCTGGGCAGCTATCCGAACCTCAGTGGAAGCAGCGGAGACGTCTCCTCTGACGCCGACGTCGCCAGCCTCGTCGACACCTTGGAGGAGCAGTGGGGTGGCCTTGACGTCCTGGTCAACAACGCAGGTATCGCAGGCCCGACCGCTCCGGTTGAGGAGTACGATACGGCGGCCTGGAACGCCGTGGTCAACGTCAACCTCAACGGTTCTTTCCATGTCGTCCGGCACACGGTTCCGCTCATGAAGAAATCCGGTGGCGGTTCCATCCTGGTCATGTCCTCCCTGGCGGGAAGGTTCGGCTACGCGAATCGGATCGCTTACTCCACCACCAAGTGGGGTCTGGTCGGTTTCACGAAGACGCTGTCCCTGGAGCTGGGGCCGCACAACATCACCGTCAATTCCATTCACCCGGGTGCGGTGAAGGGCGAGCGTATCAACCAGGTCTTCGAGGGTCGGGCGAAGCTGTCCGGACGCAGCGTCGAGGATGAGAAGAACGCGGCACTGGAGAATCAGTCGGTCAAGGCCTTCACGGATCCGGCGGACATCGGCGCTCTCGCCGTGTTCCTCAGCGGGCCGCACGCCCGGACAATCTCCGGCCAGCAGTTCCCCATTGACGGAGATTCCCGGTCCGCGCAGTAG
- a CDS encoding DUF2252 domain-containing protein → MTVSRGDLATLTTTGRDPLGVLSRQNSTRLEWLIPLRMTRMAQSPFTFYRGTAAIMAADHSRDPHSGIPVVSSGDAHLSNFGFYATPQRTQAFDLNDFDESAWAPWEWDLKRLVTSVIIGGRDTDRPEKVVQAAADHAVRAYVSTLTASDGYSPLERYYSHFNQEMARRHLGKASRRVLEEAAEDARKRTSARAARRLTEDIGDGRRRFIEEPPVMTHVENEVELNVDASYRQYLLSASVDIRMLLSHYTMEDIGRRVVGVGSVGTRCYLVLMRDEDGGVLILQVKQAIRSALEEYGGFPQPSALTEVTDVSGEGARVVGLQRILQAYSDPFLGHLQSSGRSFYVRQYHDMKGSVEIEELNDDAFNGYAIACAAVLARAHAQSSNARRVVDFIGGGKRIRRAIVDWSNAYAELSLEDYRAFLVSGMVEEGPRGA, encoded by the coding sequence ATGACGGTTTCACGCGGTGACCTGGCCACCCTCACCACGACCGGGCGGGACCCTCTGGGGGTTCTGAGCAGGCAGAACTCCACGCGGTTGGAGTGGCTGATCCCGCTGCGGATGACGCGGATGGCGCAGAGCCCCTTCACTTTCTACCGCGGCACCGCGGCGATCATGGCCGCGGACCACTCACGGGACCCGCACAGTGGGATCCCGGTGGTCTCCAGCGGTGACGCCCATCTGAGCAACTTCGGGTTCTACGCCACGCCGCAGCGCACCCAGGCCTTTGACCTCAATGACTTCGACGAATCCGCCTGGGCACCCTGGGAATGGGATCTCAAGAGGTTGGTCACCAGCGTGATCATCGGCGGGCGTGACACTGATCGCCCGGAGAAGGTGGTGCAGGCCGCGGCGGATCATGCGGTGAGGGCCTACGTCTCCACGCTGACCGCATCCGACGGATACAGCCCGCTGGAGCGCTACTACTCCCACTTCAACCAGGAGATGGCCCGCCGACACCTGGGGAAGGCATCGCGCCGTGTGCTGGAGGAGGCCGCCGAGGACGCCCGCAAACGCACCAGCGCGCGGGCGGCCAGGCGACTGACCGAGGACATCGGGGACGGTCGACGCCGATTCATCGAGGAACCTCCGGTGATGACTCACGTGGAAAATGAAGTCGAGCTGAACGTGGACGCCAGCTACCGGCAGTACCTGCTGTCAGCCAGTGTGGACATCCGCATGCTGCTCTCGCACTACACGATGGAGGACATCGGACGGAGAGTCGTGGGCGTGGGCAGTGTCGGCACCCGCTGCTATCTGGTGCTCATGCGCGATGAGGACGGCGGGGTGCTCATTCTCCAGGTCAAGCAGGCGATACGCAGCGCACTCGAGGAATACGGGGGATTCCCCCAGCCCTCCGCCCTGACCGAGGTCACGGATGTCTCCGGGGAAGGGGCCCGGGTGGTGGGGCTCCAACGCATCCTGCAGGCCTACTCCGATCCTTTCCTGGGGCATCTGCAGTCCTCCGGGAGGTCCTTCTACGTCAGGCAGTACCACGACATGAAGGGCAGCGTCGAAATAGAGGAGCTCAACGACGACGCCTTCAACGGCTATGCCATCGCGTGTGCGGCGGTGCTCGCCCGCGCCCACGCGCAGTCCTCCAACGCCCGGCGGGTGGTCGATTTCATCGGCGGCGGCAAGCGCATCCGACGCGCCATCGTGGACTGGTCCAACGCCTACGCCGAACTGTCACTGGAGGACTACCGGGCGTTCCTCGTCTCCGGCATGGTGGAGGAAGGACCTCGAGGCGCCTGA
- a CDS encoding PspC domain-containing protein, with the protein MTTQTSFTDTVRRMWDTRPPRIPSEQGGNSKIAGVCEGIGVRYQIDPTIVRVLFVVSLFTLGGGLPAYLLAWLAMPRYGMSTSPMQAVARRKEQLTPPERKERSTGWWLIIFFILTSGLFTSEGTLASTGILAIVALLVAWWALHLRTPEPPAGLLADAPARTLPDPVDLSTYLPAEGTAVPPGRTSPPAWDPLGTAPFAWDLPDPGPAPQPQPRKPRIWPWIALGLLGTLGALTVLGGILGLWVGGNYEDIAEDRSYAPTSGAELQTHYKGEIGDLIVDLRRLSDLDDSRDVTVEGGIGPVNVFLPDDVPVALECEEGIGESNCIPGSYNDDAAGETLNVRVEGGIGPVRVTVPAAS; encoded by the coding sequence ATGACCACTCAGACCTCCTTCACCGACACCGTCCGGCGGATGTGGGACACCCGTCCTCCCCGCATCCCCTCCGAACAGGGCGGCAACTCAAAGATCGCCGGCGTCTGTGAGGGCATCGGCGTGCGCTACCAGATCGATCCGACCATCGTCCGCGTCCTGTTCGTCGTCTCACTGTTCACCCTCGGCGGAGGTCTCCCCGCCTACCTGCTCGCCTGGCTGGCCATGCCCCGCTACGGGATGTCCACCTCCCCGATGCAGGCCGTCGCCCGCCGAAAGGAACAGCTCACCCCACCGGAGCGGAAGGAACGCTCCACCGGCTGGTGGCTGATCATCTTCTTCATCCTCACCTCCGGCCTCTTCACCTCCGAGGGCACCCTCGCCTCCACCGGAATCCTGGCGATCGTGGCGCTTCTGGTCGCCTGGTGGGCGCTCCACCTGCGCACCCCGGAGCCTCCGGCCGGCCTGCTTGCCGACGCCCCCGCCCGCACCCTGCCCGACCCCGTCGACCTCTCCACCTACCTCCCCGCCGAGGGCACTGCCGTCCCCCCGGGGCGCACGTCCCCGCCCGCCTGGGACCCGCTGGGCACCGCGCCCTTCGCCTGGGACCTCCCCGATCCCGGGCCCGCCCCTCAGCCACAGCCGCGCAAGCCCCGCATCTGGCCCTGGATCGCGCTCGGCCTGCTGGGTACGCTCGGCGCCCTGACCGTCCTCGGCGGCATACTCGGGCTCTGGGTCGGCGGCAACTACGAGGACATCGCCGAGGACCGCAGCTACGCCCCGACCTCCGGAGCCGAGCTTCAGACCCACTACAAGGGTGAGATCGGCGACCTCATCGTCGATCTGCGCCGGCTTTCCGATCTCGACGACTCCCGTGACGTCACCGTCGAAGGCGGGATCGGCCCGGTCAACGTGTTCCTGCCCGATGATGTCCCGGTCGCCCTGGAGTGCGAAGAGGGCATCGGCGAGAGCAACTGCATCCCGGGCAGCTACAACGACGACGCAGCGGGCGAGACCCTGAACGTCAGAGTCGAAGGCGGGATCGGCCCGGTGCGGGTGACGGTACCGGCGGCGTCCTGA
- a CDS encoding ATP-binding protein, with protein sequence MNTPSSPVPYGPDRPGAGPYPVYLRPRSGRVVAGVAGGLAVHLRVDVFYVRLAFIIGSFLSGLGVAVYAGLWMFSKASEEVALPPRERELSRSVYLLLALVGGAGFVVSASFVSGLPAVVLVPLLLAGVGAVLAWQAYDRGLGSGRSNLNIFIGAVLMLAGIVVTIFYAERSGGFAAAIFAVMLTLAGAAALGVPLVVRLWDSLAEERAAKAASEERAEIASRLHDSVLQTLALIQKRSDDPAEVIRLARGQERELRQWLFDAEEKSTQSVFAAVETACGEVEDLFGVRIAPVTVGEDTGLTEDTKAVVLAAREAMVNAAKHAGVEKLDVYAEILAGELSIFVRDRGTGFDPADIPADRHGIRDSIEGRMERIGGQARIRSTEGEGTEVSVIYRLPVS encoded by the coding sequence ATGAACACCCCCTCCTCCCCGGTGCCCTACGGGCCGGACCGCCCGGGCGCCGGCCCGTATCCGGTGTATCTGCGTCCCCGTTCGGGGCGTGTCGTCGCAGGGGTCGCCGGTGGCCTGGCGGTGCATCTGAGGGTGGACGTCTTCTACGTGCGCCTGGCGTTCATCATCGGCTCCTTCCTCTCGGGGTTGGGGGTGGCGGTGTACGCGGGCCTGTGGATGTTCTCGAAGGCCTCCGAAGAAGTGGCGCTGCCGCCGCGGGAGCGGGAGTTGTCGCGGTCGGTGTATCTGCTGCTGGCGCTGGTGGGTGGGGCGGGTTTCGTCGTGTCCGCGAGCTTCGTGTCGGGGCTGCCCGCCGTGGTGCTCGTCCCGCTGCTGTTGGCGGGTGTGGGGGCGGTGCTGGCATGGCAGGCCTATGACCGGGGGTTGGGGTCCGGGCGCAGTAACCTCAACATCTTCATCGGCGCGGTGCTGATGCTCGCGGGCATTGTGGTGACGATCTTCTACGCGGAGCGGTCGGGGGGATTCGCCGCGGCGATCTTCGCGGTCATGCTCACGCTGGCGGGTGCGGCGGCACTGGGAGTGCCGCTGGTGGTGCGGCTGTGGGATTCGCTCGCGGAGGAGCGGGCGGCGAAGGCGGCCAGTGAGGAACGCGCGGAGATCGCCTCCCGGTTGCATGATTCCGTGCTGCAGACACTGGCGTTGATCCAGAAGCGTTCCGACGACCCCGCCGAGGTCATCCGCCTCGCCCGCGGCCAGGAGCGCGAGCTCCGGCAGTGGCTCTTCGACGCCGAAGAGAAATCCACCCAGTCGGTCTTCGCCGCTGTGGAGACCGCCTGTGGTGAGGTGGAGGATCTCTTCGGCGTCCGCATCGCACCCGTCACCGTCGGCGAGGACACCGGGCTGACGGAGGACACCAAGGCTGTGGTGCTTGCTGCGCGGGAGGCGATGGTGAACGCGGCGAAGCACGCGGGCGTCGAGAAGCTCGACGTCTACGCGGAGATCCTCGCCGGAGAGCTGTCCATCTTCGTCCGCGACCGCGGCACCGGGTTCGATCCCGCGGATATACCCGCGGACCGACACGGTATCCGCGACTCCATCGAGGGGCGCATGGAGCGTATCGGCGGACAGGCGCGTATCCGTTCCACGGAGGGGGAGGGAACGGAGGTCTCCGTGATCTACCGGCTGCCGGTATCCTGA
- a CDS encoding LuxR C-terminal-related transcriptional regulator: MVKVFLVDDHSVFRSGVRAELGGRVEIVGDAGTVAEAIAGIDAARPDVVLLDVHMPDGGGVAVLKGVGVDTTFLALSVSDAAEDVISVIRAGARGYVTKNISGPELAEAIERVHSGDAYFSPRLAGFVLDAFAGGEVVEDPAEEPRKIDDPVVDALTRRELEVLRLLARGYTYKEIGRELFISVKTVETHASNILRKTQQSNRHALTRWAHSRDLD, from the coding sequence ATGGTGAAGGTGTTTCTCGTCGACGATCATTCCGTCTTCCGTTCCGGCGTCCGTGCTGAACTGGGCGGCCGGGTCGAGATCGTCGGTGACGCCGGGACCGTCGCCGAGGCCATCGCGGGTATCGACGCCGCGCGTCCCGACGTCGTGCTTCTCGACGTCCACATGCCGGACGGCGGCGGCGTCGCCGTCCTCAAGGGCGTGGGCGTGGACACCACCTTCCTGGCACTGAGCGTCTCCGACGCGGCGGAGGACGTCATCTCCGTCATCCGCGCCGGCGCCAGAGGCTACGTGACAAAGAACATCTCCGGTCCCGAACTGGCGGAGGCCATCGAGCGGGTCCACTCCGGTGACGCCTACTTCTCCCCCCGTCTGGCCGGTTTCGTCCTCGACGCCTTCGCCGGTGGGGAAGTGGTCGAGGACCCGGCGGAGGAACCCCGCAAGATCGACGATCCGGTGGTGGATGCCCTGACCCGCCGGGAGCTGGAGGTGCTGCGGCTGCTGGCGCGTGGGTACACGTACAAGGAGATCGGCCGGGAGCTGTTCATCTCCGTCAAGACCGTGGAGACCCACGCCTCCAACATCCTGCGCAAGACACAGCAGTCCAACCGCCACGCCCTGACCCGCTGGGCGCATTCCCGGGATCTGGACTAG